The genomic segment TTGTCGACTCCGACCGGACCGCCATCGAATTTGTCGATCACGGTACGCAGCAGCTTACGATCCATCACGTCGAACCCGTTGATATCCACCTTCAGCATCTCCATCGCCTGGGCGGCCACCGCGGCGCTGATGCGCCCATCGGCCTTGACCTGGGCGTAGTCACGGACCCGGCGCAACAGCCGGTTGGCGATCCGCGGCGTACCTCGGGCGCGGCGCGCGATCTCCGCCGCGCCGTCGGCCGCGATCTCAACCCCGAGAATAGTCCCGGAACGCGCTATGATCGCCGTGAGTTCCTCGGTGCTGTAGAACTCCAGCCGCTGCACGATACCAAAGCGATCCCGCAGCGGGGAGGTCAACAACCCGGCCCGGGTGGTCGCCCCGACCAGGGTGAACGGCGGCAGATCAAGCTTGATGGATCGCGCCGCCGGCCCTTCGCCGATGAGGATGTCCAACTGGTAATCCTCCATCGCCGGATAGAGGATCTCCTCCACCACCGGGCTCAGGCGGTGGATCTCATCCACGAACAGCACATCCCGGGGCTCCAGGTTGGTCAGCAGCGCCGCCAAATCGCCGGGCCGCTCCAGAACCGGTCCGGAGGTATGCCGCAGACCTGCCCCCAGTTCGTTGGCGATCACATGGGCAAGGGTGGTCTTGCCGAGACCGGGCGGACCGAAGATCAGCACATGATCCAGGGCCTCGCCGCGCTCCCGTGCGGCGCGGATGAAGATCTCCATCTGTTCACGCACCGGGGCCTGCCCCATGTATTCACCGAGGGTCCGGGGCCGCACGCTGCGCTCCACCGCCTCCTCATCCCCGGTGGTGCGGGGATTTACCAATCGGTCGGATTCGATCATCGGCCTCACCCGTATCCCGCGCTGCGCCTATGATACCCTGGACGGACAAAAATCACGGGGCCCGCCGGGGTGGACTCTACACTACGGACTGTCGACCGGACAAAACCGCGGCGACGGATCGGGCCCGGTCAGTTTATGCCTCGGAAACGCGACCCGTTTACGTGACTTGGTTCTCGTTTTACCCTATTGCATAAGGTCGCCCCGGCCGCTATCTGCGCCGTACCGGGCATGTCCCAACTATCGAAGGAACCCCCGTCGAATGAAGCTGTTGCGGTTGTGTCTTCTGCTCGTGGCCATAGCGGGCCCGGTACAGCTCCGGGCTCAGGGTCAGCCGTGGTTGCTGGTGGACACCCATTCCGCCACCCTATCCGTGATCCAGGATGGACGGGTCAGGGTCCGTTTCGGCGATATCGCCATCGGGCGCGGCGGCGTAACCCGGCTGCGTGTGCGGGACGACGATGCCACCCCCCTGGGCACCTTCCATATCGCCTGGATCAACAACCACAGCCCGTTCCATCGGTTCTTCGGCCTCGATTATCCCAATCCGACCTACGCATGGCGCGCCTTCGACCACAACTTGATCGGCCCGGACACCCTGCGCCGGATCCTGCGCGGTGTGCGCGACCAGGACCACCCCCCCCAGGATACCCCGCTGGGTGGCGACCTGGGCATCCACGGACTCGGCGACGCCAATCCCTGGATCCATCGGCATCTCAATTGGACCCGCGGGTGCATTGCCCTGACCAACCGCCAGATCGACACGCTGTCCCCTTGGGTCCACATCGGGACAACGGTGGTAGTGCGCTGAGCCACCCGGGGAATCGCCACCGAAACACCTTGAGAACCGGGCCTCGAAATCCGGTATACTGCGCCCCGTTGTATCCGTACTACCCCCCCACCCCCCCAGAAGGAGATACCGTCATGCGTAATTTGTTGGGGACTCCAGCCAAACTCGCTGCCCTGGCGCTGGTCATAGGGCTTGCCGGCGGCTGTGCCACTACCGATCAGCTGAACGCGGTGAAGGGTACAGCCCAGGATGCCCAGAGCACGGCCCAGGCCGCCAAGAGCTCGGCGGACCAAGCCAATCAGAAGGCCGACGAGGCGCTGCAGCAGTCGGAAGCGAACAAGAAGGCGATTGCAGACACCAACGAGAAGATCAACCGGATGTTCAAGAAGTCAATGTACAAGTAACCGCCCGCGTCGCGTTCCGCGACGATCAGGCATCCAGTGTTCTATCGCCCCGCACCCGCGGGGCGATCTTTTTCCAGCGCCACGGGTACGGCGGTCGCGGACGATGTATCACCCGCCGCGAGCGGGAGCGCCGCGGCCCGCGTCTCCGCGATGCCCGGATCGTGTATCCCCACTGGCACCGGGATCCCCTCGGGTTCCAGGATCAGGTGTTGCATCCGCGCCCAGTCCACCGCGTAACCCGGGTGCCCGCGGGTGGCATCGACCACCAACCGCACCGCCGGCGTGAGGTCTCGAACCGCCGCCTTGCCCTGTGGTGTCACGGGCGGGTGCGCCTCGAGATACAGCCGCCCCCCTTGCCACCCGACCTTGTAGAGCTCGTGGACCAAGCGGACCGGAGTACCCACCGGCACACCGTTGAACAGCGACTGGATGTCCTCCGGATAGAGCCGCACACAACCGTGGCTCACCTGCATCCCAACCCCATAGGGATGATCGGTACCATGGATCAGATAGCCGGGCACCCCCAGTTGCAGGGCGAACTGGCCCAGCGGATTGTCCGGCCCGGGAGGAACATACCTCGGCAGAGGGGTGCCGTTCTCGGCATGCTCTTTGCGAATGGAGGCGGGCGGATACCAAGCCGGGTGGCGGATCTTATCCACCACCCGCGTCAACCCCACGGGGGTCTGCCATCCGTCCCGC from the Chromatiales bacterium 21-64-14 genome contains:
- a CDS encoding Holliday junction branch migration DNA helicase RuvB, whose protein sequence is MESDRLVNPRTTGDEEAVERSVRPRTLGEYMGQAPVREQMEIFIRAARERGEALDHVLIFGPPGLGKTTLAHVIANELGAGLRHTSGPVLERPGDLAALLTNLEPRDVLFVDEIHRLSPVVEEILYPAMEDYQLDILIGEGPAARSIKLDLPPFTLVGATTRAGLLTSPLRDRFGIVQRLEFYSTEELTAIIARSGTILGVEIAADGAAEIARRARGTPRIANRLLRRVRDYAQVKADGRISAAVAAQAMEMLKVDINGFDVMDRKLLRTVIDKFDGGPVGVDNLAAAIGEERDTIEDVVEPFLIQQGYMMRTSRGRVATRSAYLHFGITPPAQVLAARPDAMDLFADATDEAQD